The proteins below are encoded in one region of Casimicrobium huifangae:
- a CDS encoding TRAP transporter substrate-binding protein: protein MKLHKTILAATALTGAIASMSAFAQTKWDLASAYPPANFHTQNLTQFASDVDKATGGKLKITVHSNASLFKAPEIKRAVQTGGAQMGEILLVNFQNEWQLFGADGVPFLADSYDSSMKLYGAQKPMMDKKLGEQGMMLLYAVPWPPQGIYSKKPLASAADLKGSKWRAYSPATARIAELVGAQPVTVQAAELSQALATGVVESYMSSGSTGVDSKTYEHIKNWYDTQAWLPKNGVLINKKAFDALDKATQDAVLKAGRDAEARGWELSKKTNTESLEQLKKGGLVVHQPSPQLKADMKKVGETLLAEWLKNAGAEGQALVDAYRK, encoded by the coding sequence ATGAAACTGCACAAGACGATTCTTGCTGCGACGGCGCTGACCGGCGCGATAGCCTCGATGTCTGCTTTCGCCCAGACCAAATGGGATCTGGCGTCGGCGTACCCGCCGGCCAACTTTCACACGCAGAATCTGACCCAATTCGCCAGCGACGTCGACAAGGCCACGGGCGGCAAGCTGAAGATTACGGTGCACTCGAACGCGTCGCTGTTCAAGGCACCCGAGATCAAGCGCGCGGTGCAGACCGGTGGCGCGCAGATGGGTGAGATCCTGCTGGTCAACTTCCAGAACGAGTGGCAGCTTTTCGGCGCTGATGGCGTCCCCTTTCTCGCCGATAGCTATGACAGCTCGATGAAACTGTACGGCGCCCAGAAGCCGATGATGGACAAGAAGCTTGGCGAGCAGGGCATGATGCTGCTCTATGCAGTGCCGTGGCCGCCGCAGGGCATCTATTCGAAGAAGCCGCTGGCGAGCGCTGCCGACCTGAAGGGCAGCAAGTGGCGCGCCTATAGCCCGGCAACTGCCCGCATTGCAGAGCTGGTCGGTGCACAACCGGTGACGGTGCAGGCCGCAGAGCTCTCGCAGGCGCTCGCGACCGGGGTGGTGGAGAGTTACATGAGCTCCGGTTCGACGGGGGTTGACAGCAAGACCTATGAACACATCAAGAACTGGTACGACACTCAGGCCTGGTTGCCGAAGAACGGCGTACTGATCAACAAGAAGGCTTTTGATGCGCTCGACAAAGCGACACAAGACGCCGTGCTGAAGGCTGGCCGCGACGCCGAAGCCCGAGGCTGGGAACTGTCCAAAAAGACCAATACCGAATCGCTGGAGCAACTGAAGAAAGGTGGCCTGGTGGTGCATCAGCCGTCGCCTCAACTGAAGGCAGATATGAAGAAAGTGGGCGAAACCCTGCTGGCCGAGTGGCTGAAAAACGCCGGCGCCGAGGGGCAGGCGCTGGTCGACGCCTACCGCAAGTAG
- a CDS encoding TRAP transporter small permease, translating to MRSALDRMYMTAAWLAALLMIGLLIMVLLSILGRQFGFHVRGTDAYAGYMMAGAGFLALAHTLKRGEHIRVTLLLQALSPKAKRRLELLALAAALLLALLLAIFSVKLCWQSLQFNDISTGNDATPLWIPQIAMALGTVILAVAFLDELVLEWQGRRVVATSDEALHNE from the coding sequence ATGCGCTCTGCACTGGATCGGATGTACATGACTGCCGCCTGGCTGGCGGCATTGCTGATGATCGGGCTCCTGATCATGGTGTTGCTGTCCATCCTGGGCCGGCAATTCGGCTTTCATGTCCGGGGAACGGATGCCTACGCTGGCTACATGATGGCGGGCGCCGGATTCCTCGCGCTTGCCCACACACTCAAGCGCGGCGAACATATTCGCGTGACACTGCTGCTGCAGGCCCTATCCCCCAAAGCGAAGCGTCGGCTTGAGTTGCTGGCGCTTGCAGCGGCATTGTTGCTGGCTTTGTTGCTCGCAATATTCAGCGTCAAGCTGTGCTGGCAGTCGCTGCAATTCAACGATATCTCCACCGGTAACGACGCTACGCCGCTGTGGATTCCGCAAATCGCTATGGCGCTGGGAACGGTCATTCTTGCGGTCGCATTCCTCGATGAACTTGTTCTTGAGTGGCAGGGCAGGCGGGTCGTCGCCACCAGCGACGAAGCCTTGCACAACGAATAG
- a CDS encoding TRAP transporter large permease, with amino-acid sequence MDLLITALLIVVLFALLAGGVWIGLTLAGVAWVAMELFSSRPAGDAMAVTIWGASSSWTLTALPLFVWMGEILFRTRLSQDMFKGLAPWVERLPGRLLHTNVIGCAIFAAVSGSSAATCATIGKMTLPELKSRGYPDDMVIGTLSGSGTLGLLIPPSIIMIVYGVAADVSISKLFIAGVIPGIVLATLFSGYIAVWALLNPSKIPAATARYTFIEKLRESRHLIPVVLLIVAVLGSIYAGIATATEAAAVGVVGSLVLSAAQGALSWQTFKESLLGATRLYCMIAMILTGAAFLTLAMGYLGLPRHLAEFIQGLGLSQFTLVIALAIFYIILGCFLDGISMVVLTMGVILPTVTGAGLDLIWFGIFITLVVEMAQITPPVGFNLFVLQGMTKRELTYIARVSLPMFFLMCAAVLLIYFVPGLVTWLPTNMKL; translated from the coding sequence ATGGATTTACTGATTACCGCGCTGCTCATTGTCGTGTTGTTTGCGCTGCTTGCCGGTGGCGTCTGGATTGGCCTGACGCTCGCAGGAGTAGCGTGGGTTGCCATGGAGCTGTTCTCGTCGCGTCCGGCCGGCGATGCGATGGCAGTTACGATTTGGGGGGCCTCGTCAAGCTGGACGCTCACGGCATTGCCGCTCTTTGTCTGGATGGGCGAAATCCTGTTCCGCACTCGTCTGTCGCAGGACATGTTCAAGGGGCTTGCTCCCTGGGTGGAGCGCTTGCCCGGCCGTCTGCTGCATACCAACGTGATCGGCTGTGCCATCTTCGCCGCTGTGTCGGGCTCCTCCGCCGCCACCTGCGCCACCATTGGCAAGATGACATTGCCTGAACTCAAGTCGCGCGGCTATCCGGACGATATGGTGATTGGTACGTTGTCCGGCTCCGGCACGCTCGGCTTGTTGATCCCCCCGTCCATCATCATGATCGTCTATGGCGTGGCGGCAGATGTGTCAATTTCCAAGCTGTTCATTGCCGGCGTGATTCCAGGCATCGTGCTGGCGACGCTGTTCTCGGGCTACATCGCGGTGTGGGCTCTGCTGAACCCCAGCAAGATTCCGGCGGCTACGGCCCGTTATACGTTCATCGAGAAGCTGCGTGAATCACGGCACCTGATCCCGGTTGTGCTGTTGATAGTGGCCGTGCTTGGGTCAATCTATGCGGGCATCGCCACGGCAACGGAGGCGGCTGCTGTCGGCGTTGTCGGCTCGCTGGTGCTGTCGGCAGCGCAAGGTGCGCTGTCCTGGCAGACGTTCAAGGAGAGCCTGCTGGGAGCCACCCGGCTCTACTGCATGATTGCGATGATCCTGACCGGTGCCGCTTTCCTGACACTGGCGATGGGCTATCTCGGTCTGCCCCGCCACCTGGCGGAATTCATTCAAGGTCTTGGTCTGTCGCAGTTCACGCTGGTGATCGCACTGGCGATTTTCTACATCATTCTCGGCTGCTTTCTTGATGGCATTTCGATGGTGGTGCTGACGATGGGGGTTATCCTGCCCACGGTCACGGGGGCCGGGCTCGACCTGATCTGGTTTGGTATCTTCATCACGCTGGTGGTCGAGATGGCGCAGATCACGCCGCCGGTCGGCTTCAATCTGTTCGTGCTGCAGGGCATGACCAAGCGCGAGCTCACCTACATCGCGCGGGTGTCACTGCCGATGTTCTTCCTGATGTGCGCCGCGGTGCTGCTCATCTATTTCGTGCCGGGGCTGGTCACCTGGTTGCCCACCAACATGAAGCTCTAG
- a CDS encoding LysR family transcriptional regulator — MNLRFVEAFYWVATLKSVSRAAEKLFITQSAMSARVAALEDELGALLLDRRDKTFRLTVAGSRFLVHAQKLLELQRTAKAEVGSELAPEMTVRLGAIESVLHSWLIPWVEALRQQYPSLELELTVETTPVLIDQMRRGVLDIAFAALPASGDGIRTSTFPTMEMCFVGNRTIHARRKYSLEEIAAFDLLTFQRGSQPHVGLLDLLRSKRIQPRKVHTISSISAMLQLVHGGFGVATLPKAAVERLSETRHIRPLVCTSALLPLPIHVSYRLDPVALTAEQLLAGAADYAGKKSSYRKNR, encoded by the coding sequence ATGAATCTCCGCTTTGTCGAGGCTTTCTACTGGGTCGCCACACTCAAGTCCGTATCGCGCGCTGCCGAGAAGCTGTTCATCACACAGTCCGCGATGTCGGCGCGCGTCGCTGCACTCGAGGATGAGCTCGGCGCGCTGTTGCTTGACCGGCGTGACAAGACCTTCCGTCTGACCGTCGCCGGGTCGCGCTTCCTGGTACACGCCCAGAAGCTGCTGGAGCTGCAGCGTACCGCAAAGGCCGAGGTTGGCTCTGAGCTTGCGCCGGAGATGACAGTACGTCTCGGCGCCATCGAATCAGTGCTGCACTCGTGGCTGATCCCCTGGGTAGAAGCCCTGCGCCAGCAGTATCCCTCGCTCGAACTTGAACTGACCGTTGAAACAACGCCGGTGCTGATCGACCAGATGCGGCGCGGCGTTCTCGACATTGCCTTCGCCGCCCTGCCTGCGAGCGGGGATGGCATCCGCACGAGCACGTTCCCGACCATGGAGATGTGTTTCGTCGGCAACAGGACCATTCATGCCAGGCGCAAGTACAGCCTTGAGGAAATTGCCGCATTTGACCTTCTGACCTTTCAGCGTGGTTCACAGCCGCATGTCGGTCTGCTCGACCTGCTCAGGTCAAAGCGGATCCAGCCGCGCAAGGTGCACACCATCTCGTCGATCTCCGCGATGCTGCAACTGGTACACGGCGGCTTTGGCGTGGCGACCCTGCCAAAGGCCGCCGTCGAGCGCCTGAGCGAGACGCGCCACATTCGGCCGCTCGTCTGTACCAGTGCGTTGCTGCCGCTGCCAATTCATGTCAGCTATCGGCTGGATCCGGTGGCATTGACGGCGGAGCAACTGCTTGCCGGCGCTGCTGACTACGCTGGGAAAAAGTCCAGCTATCGAAAAAATCGATGA
- a CDS encoding putative hydro-lyase — translation MSVQPIQSGTQSPANSALAASVRARIRAGIWTSHTSGLADQHVQGNVVILPEAQANDFLRFCQQNPKPCPLLAVSEPGQYLLPTLGQQVDIRTDVPRYRVWQHGQLTDEPTDIASIWRDDLVTFIIGCSFSFEQALLEAGLPLRHVEQGRNVAMFRSSIATNAVGPFHGPMVVSMRPFKPAAAIRAIQITSRFPQVHGSPVHVGLPHLIGIHDLSRPDYGDAAEVRDDELPVFWACGVTPQAVVAQAKPDFCITHAPGAMLITDLLNHQLASF, via the coding sequence ATGTCGGTACAACCGATCCAATCAGGGACACAGTCTCCCGCCAATTCGGCGCTTGCCGCCAGCGTTCGGGCACGCATTCGCGCTGGCATCTGGACTAGCCATACCAGTGGTCTGGCCGACCAGCACGTACAGGGTAATGTGGTCATCCTGCCGGAAGCACAAGCCAACGACTTCCTTCGCTTCTGCCAGCAAAACCCCAAGCCCTGCCCACTGCTCGCGGTATCGGAGCCAGGACAATACCTGCTGCCTACGCTCGGCCAACAGGTGGACATCCGCACCGATGTGCCGCGCTATCGCGTCTGGCAGCACGGACAACTGACCGACGAACCAACCGATATCGCATCAATCTGGCGCGACGATCTGGTCACCTTCATCATCGGTTGCTCGTTCTCGTTCGAGCAGGCACTGCTTGAGGCAGGATTGCCCTTGCGTCACGTCGAGCAGGGCCGAAACGTTGCCATGTTCCGCTCCAGCATCGCGACGAACGCCGTGGGGCCATTTCATGGGCCGATGGTGGTCTCAATGCGGCCGTTCAAGCCAGCCGCTGCCATACGTGCGATCCAGATTACCTCGCGTTTTCCGCAGGTGCACGGCTCGCCCGTTCACGTGGGCTTGCCGCATCTGATTGGTATCCATGATCTGTCGCGTCCGGACTACGGCGATGCCGCCGAGGTTCGTGATGATGAACTGCCAGTGTTCTGGGCTTGTGGCGTTACCCCGCAGGCGGTCGTTGCACAGGCCAAACCCGACTTCTGCATTACGCACGCACCGGGTGCGATGCTGATCACCGATTTGCTTAACCACCAACTCGCGAGCTTCTGA
- a CDS encoding TRAP transporter substrate-binding protein: MKTTLALVVACLATVPSFAQTKWDLPTGYATGSFQTENVQAFANDVDKATAGKLKITLHANGSLYKANEIKRAVQTGQTQAGEFILSGAANENALFGVDSIPFLATSYDDARRLYSAQKPALEKLLATQGMKLLFSVPWPPQSLYSVKPINGPDDLKGTKMRAYNPATTRIAQLLKAQPTTIQLAELGQALATGTVENFLTSSASGIENKLFEQTKYFYSVAAWLPRNATVVSQKAFDALDRPTQDAVLKAASAAEQRGWQISEQKDAEFIRELTAKGMKVSVPPDALKKELVTIGDSMTADWLKSAGADGQAIIATYRKK, translated from the coding sequence ATGAAAACAACACTCGCGTTGGTCGTCGCGTGCCTTGCCACGGTACCAAGCTTCGCACAAACGAAGTGGGATTTGCCGACGGGTTACGCCACGGGCAGTTTCCAGACTGAGAATGTGCAGGCATTTGCCAACGATGTTGACAAGGCTACAGCGGGAAAACTGAAAATCACGCTGCACGCCAACGGTTCGCTCTACAAGGCGAACGAAATCAAGCGGGCGGTGCAGACGGGTCAGACGCAGGCGGGCGAGTTCATTCTCTCCGGTGCGGCAAACGAGAACGCACTGTTTGGCGTCGACTCCATTCCGTTTCTCGCGACCAGCTACGACGACGCACGTCGCCTGTACAGCGCGCAGAAGCCCGCGCTAGAAAAGCTGCTGGCCACCCAGGGAATGAAGCTGCTCTTCTCGGTACCCTGGCCGCCGCAATCGCTGTACTCGGTCAAGCCGATCAACGGCCCCGACGATCTGAAGGGCACCAAGATGCGCGCCTACAACCCCGCGACAACGCGTATCGCCCAATTGCTGAAGGCACAGCCGACGACGATCCAGTTGGCTGAATTGGGGCAAGCCCTGGCGACCGGCACCGTCGAAAACTTTCTGACGTCGAGCGCCAGTGGCATCGAGAACAAACTGTTCGAGCAGACCAAATACTTCTATTCAGTGGCAGCCTGGTTGCCGCGCAACGCGACGGTCGTCAGCCAGAAGGCGTTTGACGCGCTCGACCGCCCGACGCAGGATGCTGTGCTGAAGGCTGCTTCCGCTGCCGAGCAACGCGGCTGGCAGATCAGCGAGCAGAAGGACGCGGAATTCATCAGAGAACTGACAGCGAAGGGCATGAAGGTCAGCGTACCGCCGGATGCGCTCAAGAAGGAGCTTGTCACCATCGGCGATTCGATGACTGCAGACTGGCTCAAGTCAGCAGGCGCTGACGGCCAGGCCATTATCGCGACTTACCGCAAGAAGTAG
- a CDS encoding TRAP transporter small permease codes for MLLACVSMLAAFATIMLGVVAREAGWDIQGLDAYAGYSIAAALSLALPGTLQNGDHIRVSLILQRSPARIQNILEYWALLAGLTLALFMAWYAARLAWVSWSTHDISPAADATPLWIPQLSMVIGCVGFALAMLHALVARITGSTFFAASGAANVE; via the coding sequence ATGCTGCTCGCCTGCGTGTCAATGCTGGCTGCCTTTGCGACCATCATGCTCGGTGTGGTGGCGCGTGAGGCAGGCTGGGACATTCAGGGGCTCGATGCATACGCCGGCTACTCCATTGCTGCAGCGCTCTCTCTGGCGCTACCCGGCACGCTGCAAAATGGCGATCACATCCGCGTGTCGCTGATCCTGCAGCGCTCGCCCGCTCGCATACAGAACATCCTCGAATACTGGGCCTTGCTGGCCGGGCTGACGCTGGCGCTGTTCATGGCTTGGTACGCGGCGCGGCTGGCCTGGGTGTCATGGTCAACCCATGACATATCCCCGGCGGCAGACGCGACACCACTGTGGATCCCGCAGCTAAGCATGGTGATCGGCTGTGTTGGCTTCGCGCTCGCCATGTTGCACGCGCTGGTCGCCCGAATCACTGGCAGCACATTCTTCGCTGCCAGTGGCGCGGCAAACGTCGAGTAG
- a CDS encoding TRAP transporter large permease, giving the protein MEVVIAFALIVALLVVLGSGLWIGLSLLGVAVLAMQLFTSRPVGDSMMLTIWGSTSSWTLTALPLFLWMGEILFRSKLSSDMFRGLAPWLNRLPGRLLHTNVIGCTIFAAVSGSSAATCATIGKITLPELKRRGYPDDIAIGTLAGAGTLGLLIPPSIIMIVYGVAANVSIAKLFIAGVIPGLMLAALFMGYIIVWALFNKDKVPAADSELSFRDKLYESRHLIPVVSLIAVVLGSIYSGLATATEAAALGVAGSLVLSAIERSLSWQTFKEGLVAACRVYCMIGLILAGAAFLTLAMGFMGMPRHLAEFIGGLNLSPFVLILMLTGFFIVLGCFLDGISMVVLTMAVLLPTVQKAGFDLIWFGIFIVLVVEMAQITPPVGFNLFVLQNLTKREITYLARTALPLFVLMLVAVLATYFVQDIVLWLPGHM; this is encoded by the coding sequence ATGGAAGTCGTTATCGCGTTCGCGCTGATCGTTGCCCTACTGGTCGTTCTTGGCTCGGGCTTGTGGATCGGCCTGTCCCTGCTTGGTGTCGCGGTACTTGCCATGCAGTTGTTCACCTCGCGGCCAGTGGGGGACAGCATGATGCTCACCATCTGGGGCTCCACTTCCAGCTGGACGCTGACGGCGCTGCCGCTATTTCTGTGGATGGGTGAAATTCTGTTCCGCAGCAAACTCAGCAGCGACATGTTCAGGGGCCTGGCTCCCTGGCTCAACCGTCTCCCTGGTCGCCTGCTGCACACCAATGTGATTGGCTGCACCATCTTTGCGGCAGTATCCGGATCAAGTGCGGCGACCTGCGCGACCATCGGCAAGATCACATTGCCTGAACTAAAACGTCGCGGCTATCCCGATGACATTGCGATAGGCACGCTGGCTGGAGCGGGAACACTTGGCCTGCTGATACCACCGTCCATCATCATGATCGTCTACGGCGTGGCGGCCAACGTGTCGATCGCGAAACTCTTTATCGCCGGGGTGATTCCGGGCCTCATGCTGGCTGCATTGTTCATGGGCTACATCATTGTCTGGGCATTGTTCAACAAGGACAAAGTGCCTGCCGCAGACAGCGAGTTGTCGTTTCGCGACAAGCTCTACGAATCGCGCCATCTGATCCCGGTGGTCTCGCTGATCGCCGTGGTGCTGGGTTCCATCTACAGCGGGCTAGCCACGGCAACCGAGGCGGCTGCCCTTGGCGTTGCAGGTTCACTGGTGCTGTCAGCCATCGAGCGTTCACTTAGCTGGCAGACCTTCAAGGAAGGGCTGGTTGCCGCGTGCCGTGTTTACTGCATGATCGGCCTGATACTCGCGGGCGCGGCCTTCCTGACGCTGGCGATGGGCTTCATGGGGATGCCGCGACATCTGGCGGAGTTCATCGGCGGCCTCAACCTGTCGCCGTTCGTACTGATTCTGATGCTGACCGGTTTCTTCATCGTGCTGGGATGCTTCCTCGATGGCATCTCGATGGTGGTGCTGACGATGGCGGTGTTGCTGCCCACGGTACAAAAGGCCGGCTTCGACCTGATCTGGTTCGGAATTTTCATCGTTCTGGTGGTCGAGATGGCGCAGATCACGCCCCCGGTTGGCTTCAACTTGTTCGTACTGCAAAACCTTACCAAGCGGGAGATCACGTATCTCGCGCGTACGGCCCTGCCGCTGTTCGTGCTGATGCTGGTGGCGGTGTTGGCCACCTACTTCGTACAGGACATCGTGCTCTGGCTTCCGGGGCACATGTAG
- a CDS encoding TRAP transporter substrate-binding protein, which translates to MSLRHVLVTLLLLACASRSAIAQVTWKLATGYRAESFHTQNIQSFAAEVVKTTDGALKIDVHPGNSLVALNDVRQAVQDGRVDAGETIMTSMVKDLSLAGADSVPFVVGSYADARRLWALQRPTMERLLAQRGLKLLYSVPWPPQGLYSKRPIADAKDFRGSNMRTYNDTTVRIAQFLGATPVNVAMVDVGKALADGRVDSMITSAVTGVENRVWDHVRYYYEINAWYPKNIVMVNQKRFDALSKEAKAALMRAAESAELRGWNASERAAQESVETLRRNGVKIGATPPGLEREIQRIGERFSSEWVKAVGADALEVFIPYFMASSK; encoded by the coding sequence ATGTCGTTACGTCACGTCCTGGTTACTTTGCTGCTGCTCGCCTGTGCATCGCGTTCAGCGATTGCTCAGGTCACCTGGAAACTGGCGACCGGCTATCGGGCCGAGTCCTTTCATACGCAAAATATCCAGTCGTTCGCCGCCGAGGTGGTGAAGACCACGGACGGTGCACTGAAAATAGATGTGCACCCGGGAAACAGTCTCGTCGCATTGAACGATGTGCGTCAAGCCGTGCAGGACGGCCGTGTCGATGCCGGTGAGACCATCATGACCAGCATGGTCAAGGACTTGAGTCTGGCGGGGGCTGACTCCGTGCCGTTTGTCGTGGGCAGTTACGCTGACGCCCGCCGTCTGTGGGCGCTGCAGCGGCCGACGATGGAGCGGCTGCTCGCCCAGCGCGGTCTGAAACTTCTGTATTCGGTGCCGTGGCCGCCGCAAGGGCTGTATTCGAAACGACCCATTGCCGATGCCAAGGACTTTCGCGGCTCCAACATGCGAACCTACAACGACACTACGGTGCGCATTGCGCAGTTCCTCGGCGCTACGCCAGTCAATGTTGCAATGGTTGACGTTGGCAAGGCGCTGGCCGACGGCCGCGTGGACAGCATGATCACCTCGGCTGTCACTGGCGTGGAAAATCGTGTCTGGGATCATGTGCGCTACTACTACGAAATCAACGCGTGGTATCCGAAGAACATCGTGATGGTCAACCAGAAGCGCTTCGATGCTCTGTCGAAAGAAGCAAAGGCTGCGCTGATGCGCGCGGCCGAAAGCGCCGAGTTGCGTGGGTGGAACGCCAGTGAACGGGCCGCGCAGGAGTCGGTCGAAACGCTGCGACGCAACGGCGTTAAGATCGGCGCTACACCGCCGGGACTGGAGCGCGAAATCCAGCGTATCGGTGAAAGATTTTCCAGCGAGTGGGTAAAGGCGGTAGGGGCCGACGCACTCGAAGTATTCATTCCCTATTTCATGGCGTCGAGTAAATGA